Below is a genomic region from Sphingopyxis terrae subsp. terrae NBRC 15098.
TTCGTCCTCGAGCCCGGCGGGACGGAAATAGGCGCGGCCGACGGGCTTGGGTGCCGCGCGTGGCGGTCCCACCTCGGGCAGATGGAGCGCCGTCGCCGCGCCCGTTTCGGGATGGACGAAAAAGGCGAGTGCGCCGGTGCGCGGGCCCAGCCCGTCCCAGAGTCCGGCAGGCAAATCGGCACAGGCGATCTGGGCGATAAAGTCGGCATCGGTGCCCTCGATCCGCGGCCACGGCATCGCGCCTGGCAGACGCGGGCGTCCGCCGACCCAGTTGCGCGTCAGAATGGCGTCGCGCGGCGGGATTTGCGCGACCAGTCGCGCCTGGCTGGCAGGCACGGCGTGACCAGCTGCGGGATTGTCCATGATGGGCAATGGCTCGGATGCGCCGTGCGCCTGCGCCTCGACGGCCTGAACCTGCGCCGCCAGCATCTCTTCGATCGGTTCGGGCGGCAAGGCGTCTGAGGGCGTGTCGGTTTCGGCGGCTATTGGAGCGACCTCGGTCGGCGGTTCGTCTTCGGGCAACGGGTCATAGACCGGTTGGGCGCGCAGCCGCGCGAGGCGCGCGGGCGCGATTTCGACGGGTTCGATTTCGGGCTCGGCGCGGCGCGGCAGCCGCGGCATGCGCATTGCGCGCGGCATTCTGGGGGCCTTGGGCAGCGTAACCTGGGGGCGGGGGCGGCGTATCCACCAGACGATGGCGACCGCGATCAAAAAGGCCAGGGTCAGGCCGGCGAGCGTCATGGCTGCCCGGTCGAGTTCGCTCATCGCATGTCTCCGCGCGGGTGCCGGCGCAATATACCGGAAGCCGCTGGATACAGAGCTTAAGACGCAGAGTTAAACAGGAGGTAAGCGCCCGCTATTTCAATGCCATCCGGCGAGTTCACGCCGCACCAGCACCTCGAGCATAGCCATTCCTGGCGGGGTGTCGTTGAGGCAGGTCAGATAGGCGAAGTCGCGCCCGCCCGCCGCCTCGAACTGCTCCTTGCCGCGGATCGCGAGCTCTTCGAGCGTTTCGAGGCAATCGGCCGAAAAACCCGGTGCGAAAATCGCCACGCGGCGCCCCTCGCGGCCGAGCCGTTCGAGCAGCGCGTCGGTTGCGGGTTCGAGCCACTTGGCGCGTCCGAAACGCGACTGGAAGGCAATCTCGACCGGCCGTCCGATCGCTTCGGACAGCAACCGCGCGCTCTTCACGCACTGGCAATGATAGGGGTCGCCCAGATGCAGCGTCCGTTCGGGCATGCCGTGAAAACTGGCGACGAGCGTATCGGGCGCGAAATCGAGCGCGGCGATCCCCGCCTCGACCGACGCGGCAAGTGCCGCGATATAGGCGGAATCGTCGTGATAGGGCGGCAGGAAACGCAGCGCGGGTTGCCAGCGCAAGCGCGCAAGATGCGCGCCGACCGCATCGACCACCGTCGCCGTCGTCGCGGCGCAATATTGCGGATACAGCGGGGCAATCAGGATGCGGCGGCACCCTTCGCCGACAAGTTCGTCGATCGCGCCGCCGATTGCCGGAGCGCCATAGCGCATCGCCCAGGATACGCGGACATCGTCGCCCAGCGCCGCCTGTAACGCTCCGGCCTGGCGCCGGGTGATCGCGGCGAGCGGCGAGCCTTCGTCGGTCCACACCTGCGCGTAGGCGTGCGCCGACTTTTTCGGGCGCGTGTTGAGGATGATGCCGCGCAGGATCGGCTGCCACAGCAGCGGCGGGATTTCGACGACGCGCGGGTCGGACAGGAACTCGCGCAGATAGCGGCGTACCGGACCTGGTTCGGGAGCGTCGGGGGTGCCGAGGTTGACGAGCAGCACGCCGATGCGCGGCGCGGGTACCGCGGGATGGGAAAGGGGGCGTTCGATCATAGCGGATCGGGCGATAGCGGAAGGCGGCGGATTCGGCGACCGGTTGCGGCGAACATTGCATTGGCGATCGCCGGCGCGACGACGGGCACGCCGATTTCGCCGACGCCGCCGGGATCGCGGTCGCTGTCGATAAATTCGACGACGATCTGCGGCACTTGCGACAGGCGGGGCAGGCCAAGCTGGCCGAGCTTGCGGGCGGTCGCGACGCCGCCGTCATAATCGGTCGTCGCGCCGACCGCGGCGGCGAGACCGAAGACGAGCCCGCCCTCGATCTGCTGGCGTGCGATCGCCGGATTGACGAGCCGCCCGGCGTCAACGACGGCGACGAGCTGTTCGACCTGCAGACCCCGGTCGCTGGGCCGCGCGCTGGCGACGAGCGCGATGTGGCTGCCGCGCATCGAATGGCAGGCAAGGCCCTGCGCCGTGCCCGAAAGCCCGCCTTCCCATCCGGCGAGGCTGGTCGCAGTGAGCAGGCAGCGGGCGAGGAGCGGCGCCTGTCCAAGCATCGCCATCCGGTACGAGAGCGCGTCCGATCCGGCGCGTGCCGCCATTTCGTCGATGAAACATTCTGTGAAGAAGGCGGTGTAGCTGTCGGCGTTGCCGCGCCAGCGCGCGGTCGGCAGGCCTATGTCGGCGGGGCAATGATCGACCGCGAAATGGCGGAAGTTATAGGATCCGCCCGCGCCCTCGACCGCTGCGGCATCGGGCGTTCCCGCCGCCTCGCGCTGCGCGACGTCAGCCGGGGCTCCGTCGAACAGCCGCGCGCGGAATTCATGGTTGGTCGATGGCACCGCGATCCGCGCGACGAGCGCGTCGATCCCGCCAGCGGCGTCGAGCGTCGCATAGATTTTGGCGCGTGCCGGCGCGCGCGGAATGTCACGCATGATTTCTTCGGCGCGCGACCAGGCGAGCTGCACCGGGCGCTTGATCTGCGTCGCGATGATCGCCGCCTGCACCGCGACGCTGTGATCGAGACAGGCGTCGAACGATCCGCCCGCCATCATCGGGAACAGTGTCACCTTGCCCGGCGGCAAACCGACTGCCCGCGCGACCGCGTCGCGGCACTGGGCGGGCGCCTGTGTCGCAACCCACAGGCGCAGCCGGTCGCCGTCGGGAGCGGCGGTTGCGGTGCGCGTCTCGATCGGTGCATGAAGCGCGGGCGCGACGGCGTAATGCGCCGCAACCTTGGTGCGCCCCTCCATCGCCTCGGCGACGTCGCCTTTTTTGGCGATGCGATAGCCATCAGCCTTGAGCGCTGCCTTCAGCGCCTGGTCGATTCCGGCGCTCGAAATCGGCGGACCGGTGGTTTCGAACTGCGGTGCGAAGCGGTCGAGCGCGCGATTCGCGGCCCACCAGTTGCGCGCGACGGTTGCAATCCAGCGGTCGTGGAGGACGATGTCGAGCAGGCCGGGTGACGCCATCCCCGCCTTGCGGTCGATGCTCTTGAGCCGGGTGGCGCCGAACGGTCCCTGGCGGATCGCGGCGAAAACCATGTCGGGAAGGCGGATGTCGCCGGCGAAATTGGCCGACCCGTCTACCTTTGCCGGCAGGTCGAGCCGCGTCAGTTCCTTGCCGTAGAGCGGGTCATTGTTGTTGGCGCGATAGACGGGTTCCACCGGAGGATCGAGCGTTGCGGCCACCGCCGCGACGTCGCCGAAGCGCAGCTTGCGGTTCTTCCAGGTGATGAAGCCATCCTGCGTGTCGCAATCCTGCCAGTCGGCGTCCCACCGCTTCGCTGCCGCCATCATAAGCAGCGTGCGGGCCTGCGCCGCGGCGTCGCGGCACGGCCCCTCGAACATGCGGATCGACGAGCTGTTGGCGGTCAGCATCACCGCATGGCGCACCGCCCATTCGCGTCGGACCCAGCTGCGCACATCGGCGACGACATCGGGCACCAGCGCGCGCGGCATGAAGGTGGCGCTATCCTCGTCGACGAGCAGTGTGTTGGTGTAGAGCGGGCTGATCGGCGCGGTTTCGACGGCGATGGTGCGCCAGTCGGCGCCGAGCTCGTCGGCAATGATCTGCGGCAGCAGCGTGGTGACGCCCTGCCCCATTTCGCATTGCGGCACGACGACGGCGATATGCCCGTCGTCGCCGATCTTCAGAAAGGCGTTGAAGATATGTTCGTCGGGCGCAGCGGTCAGATTGGGCGCATAATGACGCGGCCAGAGTGACCAGGCCAGCGCAAGGCCGCCCGCAGCGGTGGCGCCGACGAGCAGCGACCGGCGGCTGACATGCGGCAGGCGCGAATTCTTTGTCCCCACTTTGTCCCGAATGCCGGTCATCCCCGCTGCTGATAATCGCGGCGAGTCGGCGACGCAAAGCCTTTCGTAGGGGCTAGCGCAGCAAGCCCAGCCGCGGAATCTCGATCTTGGGGCAGCGGTCCATGACGACGACCAGGCCGGCCTTGTCGGCGCGCCGCGCGGCGGCTTCGTCGATGACGCCGAGTTGCATCCACACCGCTTTCGCCCCGTGGACGATCGCATCGTCGACGGCAGCGCCCGCGTCGGCGCTGTTGCGGAAGATATCGACGATCTCCGCCGCCGGCTCGACATCGGCGAGCGTCGCGACCACCGGCGCACCGTGGATCGTCTTGCCGGCATGGCCGGGATTGACCGCGATCACATCGTGGCCCTGCGCGGCCAGGAAGGCGAGCACGCCGTTCGAGGGGCGTGCGGGATTAGGCGAGGCGCCGACGATGGCGATGCGGCGCGGCCTTGCGAGCAGGGCGCGAATTTCAGCCTCGTCGTTGATCGCCATCATATGCCCTTTCGCGCCGCGAGCCACGCCGCGACCTTTGCGGCTATCGCGTGGAACGGCTCGCCCAGCGGATCGGTTCCGGCCGCGGGCGGGACGCCGCCGTCGCTCGCGAGGCGGATGCCCATCGACAGCGGCACGCGGCCGAGAAAATCGAGCTCCATTTCCTTCGCCGCGGTCTCGGCACCGCCGCTTCCGAACGGGTCGCTGACCTCACCGCAATGCGGGCAGGCATAGCCGGCCATATTCTCGACGACGCCGATGATCGGCACTTCGGCCTGCTCGAACAGCGACACGGCGCGCGCTGCGTCCATCAGCGCCAGATCCTGCGGCGTCGAGACGACGACCGCGCCGGTGGGCTTGTGCTTCTGGATCATCGTGAGCTGGACGTCGCCGGTGCCGGGGGGCAGGTCGACGACGAGCGTATCGATATCGCCCCAACTTGCGTCGATCAGCTGTTCGAGCGCGCGGCCCGCCATCGGGCCGCGCCAGGCGATGGCCTGACCCGGCGCGGCGATGTGGCCGGTCGACAGCATCGGAACGCCATAGGCGCTCTGCACCGGCGAGAGCTTGGATCCGCGCGCTTCGGGCTTCACGCCCTCGCTGTCCATCAGGCGCGGCTGCGACGGACCGTAGATGTCGGCATCAACCAGTCCGACCTTCACTCCGGTGCGGCGCAGCGCGACGGCAAGATTGGCGGCGAGCGTCGATTTGCCGACCCCGCCCTTGCCGCTGCCCACCGCGATGATCGTCATCGCCTTGCGCTCGGCGGTCATGGCAACGCGGACGCTGGTAACGCCGGCACGGGCGAGCAGGCCCGCGCGGAGCTTTTCCTCGAGCGGCTTGCGCTCGTCTTCGGCGAGCCCGGTGACATCGAGCACGATCGCGAGCGTGCCCTGATCGTCGAGATAGCGAAGCCCCGACGTGCGGCCGCCGGTCAGATCGGTGGCGAGACTGGCAAGGATGGCGATATCGGTCATGTCCGCGGCAGATAGGGATAAGCGGGGCGATTGCCACCCATTTTCGCCTGGCCCCCCTGTTAATCGCGCGCGCCGCCCTTATAAAAGCATTCATGAGCAACAAAAGTGATGGCAGCATGGGAGGCCGCGCCCCGCAGGGAGTGCGGCAATTTTTCCATCAGATTGCGCTGATGGCGAACAGTCCGTGGGGCAATGGCCCGAAGGATAACGGCGATGGCGATGACCGGTCGGGTCCGCGCAATCCCTGGGTGACGCCCGATCCCGCCGACGGACTGCGCGGGCGCAAGCCGCGCGGCCCCTCCGCACTCGACGAACTTCTGCGCAAGGGGCGCGGCGGCTTTGGCGGCGGCGGTTCGGGTGGCGGCGGCGGCAATCTGCAGATGCCCGAATCGGCGCGGCTGTGGAAATGGGGCGTTGGCGCGCTTGTCGCCGTGTGGTTCCTGTTTTCGTCCTTCCACATCATACCGCCCGAAAAGGAAGGCGTCGTTACCCGGCTCGGCAGCTATTCGCGTACCGTCGGACCCGGCGTGAAATTCACCTGGCCGGCGCCGATCGAGCGCATCCGCATGGAAGACGTGCGCGCGATCCGCACGATGCAGGTCGGCTCGCCCAATGCAAGCGACGAAAATTTCGTCCTCACCCGCGACCAGAGCATCGTCGATCTGGCCTATGAAGTGCGCTGGTCGATCCGCGACCCCGAACTCTACATCTTCCAGCTCGCCGATCCCGACGGCACCATCCGCGAGGTCGCCGAAAGCGCGATGCGCGCGACGGTCGCCAATTTCGACCTGGTGCAGGCGATCGGTCCCGGCCGGGTCGAGATCGAGACGCAGGTTCAGCAGCGCATGCAGGCCCTGCTCGATCAGTATCGCGCCGGCGTGACAATCCAGGGCATCGCGATTCGCCAGGCCGATCCGCCGAAGCAGGTAGACGAGGCGTTCAAGGAAGTGACCGCGGCGCGGCAGGAACGCGAGTCGTCGATCAACCTGGCGCGTGCTTATGAACAGCAGGTGCTCGAACGCGCACGCGGTGACACCGCGGCGTTCGACAAGATTTACGAACAATATAAGCTGGCGCCGGGCGTGACCCGCAAGCGGCTATATTATGAAACGATGGAGAATGTTTTGTCGAACGTCGACAAGACGATTGTCGAGGCGCGCGGCGTCACCCCCTATCTGCCGCTGAGCGAAGTTCAGCGGCGCTCGCGCGCGGCGTCCGACGCCGCGTCCGATGCGGCGA
It encodes:
- the hemH gene encoding ferrochelatase gives rise to the protein MIERPLSHPAVPAPRIGVLLVNLGTPDAPEPGPVRRYLREFLSDPRVVEIPPLLWQPILRGIILNTRPKKSAHAYAQVWTDEGSPLAAITRRQAGALQAALGDDVRVSWAMRYGAPAIGGAIDELVGEGCRRILIAPLYPQYCAATTATVVDAVGAHLARLRWQPALRFLPPYHDDSAYIAALAASVEAGIAALDFAPDTLVASFHGMPERTLHLGDPYHCQCVKSARLLSEAIGRPVEIAFQSRFGRAKWLEPATDALLERLGREGRRVAIFAPGFSADCLETLEELAIRGKEQFEAAGGRDFAYLTCLNDTPPGMAMLEVLVRRELAGWH
- a CDS encoding xanthine dehydrogenase family protein molybdopterin-binding subunit, which gives rise to MTGIRDKVGTKNSRLPHVSRRSLLVGATAAGGLALAWSLWPRHYAPNLTAAPDEHIFNAFLKIGDDGHIAVVVPQCEMGQGVTTLLPQIIADELGADWRTIAVETAPISPLYTNTLLVDEDSATFMPRALVPDVVADVRSWVRREWAVRHAVMLTANSSSIRMFEGPCRDAAAQARTLLMMAAAKRWDADWQDCDTQDGFITWKNRKLRFGDVAAVAATLDPPVEPVYRANNNDPLYGKELTRLDLPAKVDGSANFAGDIRLPDMVFAAIRQGPFGATRLKSIDRKAGMASPGLLDIVLHDRWIATVARNWWAANRALDRFAPQFETTGPPISSAGIDQALKAALKADGYRIAKKGDVAEAMEGRTKVAAHYAVAPALHAPIETRTATAAPDGDRLRLWVATQAPAQCRDAVARAVGLPPGKVTLFPMMAGGSFDACLDHSVAVQAAIIATQIKRPVQLAWSRAEEIMRDIPRAPARAKIYATLDAAGGIDALVARIAVPSTNHEFRARLFDGAPADVAQREAAGTPDAAAVEGAGGSYNFRHFAVDHCPADIGLPTARWRGNADSYTAFFTECFIDEMAARAGSDALSYRMAMLGQAPLLARCLLTATSLAGWEGGLSGTAQGLACHSMRGSHIALVASARPSDRGLQVEQLVAVVDAGRLVNPAIARQQIEGGLVFGLAAAVGATTDYDGGVATARKLGQLGLPRLSQVPQIVVEFIDSDRDPGGVGEIGVPVVAPAIANAMFAATGRRIRRLPLSPDPL
- a CDS encoding CoA-binding protein; translation: MAINDEAEIRALLARPRRIAIVGASPNPARPSNGVLAFLAAQGHDVIAVNPGHAGKTIHGAPVVATLADVEPAAEIVDIFRNSADAGAAVDDAIVHGAKAVWMQLGVIDEAAARRADKAGLVVVMDRCPKIEIPRLGLLR
- a CDS encoding Mrp/NBP35 family ATP-binding protein, producing MTDIAILASLATDLTGGRTSGLRYLDDQGTLAIVLDVTGLAEDERKPLEEKLRAGLLARAGVTSVRVAMTAERKAMTIIAVGSGKGGVGKSTLAANLAVALRRTGVKVGLVDADIYGPSQPRLMDSEGVKPEARGSKLSPVQSAYGVPMLSTGHIAAPGQAIAWRGPMAGRALEQLIDASWGDIDTLVVDLPPGTGDVQLTMIQKHKPTGAVVVSTPQDLALMDAARAVSLFEQAEVPIIGVVENMAGYACPHCGEVSDPFGSGGAETAAKEMELDFLGRVPLSMGIRLASDGGVPPAAGTDPLGEPFHAIAAKVAAWLAARKGI
- the hflK gene encoding protease modulator HflK, which translates into the protein MSNKSDGSMGGRAPQGVRQFFHQIALMANSPWGNGPKDNGDGDDRSGPRNPWVTPDPADGLRGRKPRGPSALDELLRKGRGGFGGGGSGGGGGNLQMPESARLWKWGVGALVAVWFLFSSFHIIPPEKEGVVTRLGSYSRTVGPGVKFTWPAPIERIRMEDVRAIRTMQVGSPNASDENFVLTRDQSIVDLAYEVRWSIRDPELYIFQLADPDGTIREVAESAMRATVANFDLVQAIGPGRVEIETQVQQRMQALLDQYRAGVTIQGIAIRQADPPKQVDEAFKEVTAARQERESSINLARAYEQQVLERARGDTAAFDKIYEQYKLAPGVTRKRLYYETMENVLSNVDKTIVEARGVTPYLPLSEVQRRSRAASDAASDAAKGGQ